In a genomic window of Lepisosteus oculatus isolate fLepOcu1 chromosome 5, fLepOcu1.hap2, whole genome shotgun sequence:
- the mef2aa gene encoding myocyte enhancer factor 2aa isoform X17, producing MTVSGTAPPWTSDTALNKKEHRGCDSPDPDASYVLTPHTEEKYKKINEEFDNMMRNHKIPTALPQQNFSMHVAVPVTNPNTLSYSNPGGSLGTPALAAATASLSDGGMLSPPQGSLHRSVVSPGAPQRPSSTGSAGGWESTAAQQQEGGMLGTTDLTVPNGAGSSPVGNGFVNPRGSPGLLGTPSGNGLGKVMPTKSPPPPGGNLGIGNRKPDLRVVIPPSSKGMMPPLSEEDEMDLNTQRISSSQAAQPLATPVVSVTTPSLPPQGLVYSAMPTAYNTDYSLSSAELSALQGFSSPGGLALGSMSAWQQHQLGQAALSSLVSGGHMPQGPNLSINTSQNVHIKSEPISPPRDRFPAQPPPPARPDMGRSPVDSLSSSSSSYDGSDREDHRADFHSPLGLGGPAGGGEERESPSVKRMRMDTWVT from the exons ATGACTGTTTCGGGCACAGCCCCACCATGGACGAGCGATACG GCGCTTAACAAGAAAGAACACAGAGGCTGTGATAGCCCGGACCCTGACGCGTCATATGTgctcacccctcacacagaagaaaaatataaaaaaattaatgagGAGTTTGATAATATGATGAGAAATCATAAAATC CCCACTGCTTTGCCGCAGCAGAACTTTTCGATGCACGTGGCGGTGCCGGTAACGAACCCCAACACCCTCTCCTACAGCAACCCCGGGGGCTCCCTCGGGACCCCCGCCCTGGCTGCCGCCACAGCATCGCTGAGCGACGGCGGGATGCTGTCGCCTCCCCAGGGCTCCCTGCACAGGAGCGTCGTGTCCCCCGGGGCCCCGCAGAGGCCGTCGAGCACCGGCAGCGCAGGTGGGTGGGAGAGCACAGCTGCACAGCAACAAGAAG GTGGCATGCTGGGTACTACAGACCTCACAGTGCCAAACGGCGCAGGCTCAAGCCCAGTGG GGAATGGTTTTGTGAATCCACGGGGCTCCCCGGGCCTCCTGGGCACCCCGAGTGGAAACGGCCTTGGGAAGGTCATGCCCACAAAGTCACCACCTCCCCCCGGGGGCAACCTGGGGATTGGGAACCGCAAGCCGGACCTGAGGGTGGTCATCCCCCCGTCCAGCAAGGGAATGATGCCCCCACTG TCGGAGGAGGATGAAATGGATTTG AACACCCAGAGGATCAGTAGTTCCCAGGCTGCCCAGCCACTGGCCACCCCCGTGGTGTCCGTCACTACGCCCAGCCTGCCACCTCAGGGCCTGGTGTACTCAGCCATGCCCACGGCCTACAACACAG ATTACTCCCTGAGCAGCGCGGAGCTGTCCGCCCTGCaaggcttcagctccccaggaGGCCTGGCCCTGGGCTCCATGTCGGCCTGGCAACAGCACCAGCTGGGCCAGGCCGCCCTCAGCTCGCTGGT GTCCGGCGGCCACATGCCTCAGGGCCCCAACCTGTCCATCAACACCAGCCAGAACGTCCACATCAAGTCGGAGCCGATCTCGCCCCCGCGCGACCGTTTCCCCGCGCAGCCGCCGCCCCCGGCCCGGCCCGACATGGGCCGCTCGCCCGTCGACAGCCTCAGCTCCTCCAGCAGCTCGTACGACGGCAGCGACCGCGAGGACCACCGCGCCGACTTCCACTCCCCGCTGGGGCTGGGGGGCCCCGCGGGCGGCGGGGAGGAGCGGGAGAGCCCCTCGGTCAAGCGCATGCGCATGGACACCTGGGTGACATAG